Proteins encoded within one genomic window of Chlorobaculum sp. MV4-Y:
- a CDS encoding PAS domain S-box protein, which produces MFGFSNSDISVSSGHTLHLDDVLPQSMYMVDADGRMVRWSPWFRDRIAGLSDAEVASIDFLELIHPEDRELVRQRMRKILDQGVQDSLEVRIFLKGGPAFRWFFLVANRYEYDGHYFITGTGIDITRLKNSGMAMMHGEQRYRSMFEKVDAPVFITDTNGVIVYVSPAFEKITGYSFSECVGKPFLECCKEIEPGGVSFSMFSDVISNASAVKASEITILKKDGSSSYVELKFQRYHDNRNEGVIGVLYDLTQRKRLELLMEFRLGLLQHADKTSIDEIMQKMLDEAEKLTDSMFSFICFLSVDSGGVSDCILSSSVRDRMGATSQSGEQFPFDVMPFLNDAIKSGRASIVNGYLEQAHSDVSFDHSAIFNSLSVPIIECGNVVAVLLVSNKRTPYTDNDVHWVGMLTDLVWEIVLRKRAAQAEINNQSLLLQIQKMELVGQLAGGIAHDFNNMLGVILGNAELALSSDGLEASVEENLQEIYRAAERSAEMTSQLLAFARKQTAMPKPVNIDEVVQDSLPILQRVAGEKIEIELRLCGDDCRLHIDPSQIEQILMNLCIYARDAMNGAGKIVIEAKRINIAPSQHSGGDFRLSGDFIMLSVTDTGQGIADIHKSHIFEPFFTTKVLGKGTGLGLSSVYGIVKQNRGFVDFESKVGVGTTFHIYLPLYKKHDISGADNGTGSGKNEQTTILVVEDELEILNLCRIMLQKSGFKVYAANSPSEAIVIAEENSGKIDLVLTDVVMPEMNGVDLSSKLSAISPGFRVLFMSGYPADVIASHGVDNPLVNVIRKPFTFKALVEKVRECIDAE; this is translated from the coding sequence ATGTTCGGATTTTCGAATTCGGATATATCCGTTTCTTCTGGACATACTCTTCATCTTGATGACGTGTTGCCTCAGTCCATGTACATGGTGGATGCGGATGGGCGTATGGTACGCTGGAGCCCGTGGTTTCGGGACCGGATCGCCGGACTTTCTGATGCGGAGGTGGCTTCGATCGATTTTCTTGAACTGATTCATCCCGAAGACAGAGAGCTGGTCCGGCAGCGAATGCGGAAGATTCTCGATCAGGGCGTTCAGGACAGTCTTGAGGTCAGGATATTTCTCAAAGGTGGGCCTGCATTTCGCTGGTTTTTTCTTGTGGCCAACCGATATGAATATGACGGGCACTATTTCATAACCGGTACAGGCATCGATATTACCCGTCTGAAAAATTCGGGTATGGCTATGATGCATGGTGAACAGCGGTACCGCTCAATGTTTGAAAAGGTCGATGCACCGGTGTTCATTACCGACACCAATGGTGTTATTGTCTATGTTTCACCGGCTTTTGAAAAGATAACCGGTTACTCATTCTCAGAATGCGTGGGCAAGCCGTTCCTCGAATGCTGCAAAGAAATTGAGCCGGGAGGAGTATCGTTTTCCATGTTCAGCGACGTCATATCAAACGCTTCAGCCGTCAAGGCCAGCGAAATCACGATTCTCAAGAAAGATGGTTCGTCGAGTTACGTTGAATTGAAATTTCAGCGTTATCATGATAACCGTAACGAAGGTGTGATCGGGGTGCTTTACGATCTCACCCAGCGCAAAAGGCTTGAGTTGCTGATGGAGTTCCGTCTCGGGCTTTTGCAGCACGCCGACAAGACGTCTATCGATGAAATTATGCAAAAGATGCTCGACGAAGCTGAAAAGCTTACCGACAGCATGTTCAGCTTTATCTGTTTTCTTTCTGTTGATTCGGGCGGCGTGTCTGACTGTATTTTGTCGAGCAGTGTTCGTGATCGGATGGGGGCGACGAGCCAAAGCGGAGAGCAGTTTCCATTCGATGTGATGCCGTTTCTGAATGATGCCATCAAATCCGGCCGAGCCAGCATTGTCAACGGATACCTTGAACAGGCTCATTCAGACGTTTCTTTTGATCATTCCGCCATATTCAACAGCCTTTCAGTCCCGATCATTGAGTGCGGCAATGTTGTTGCCGTTCTGCTGGTTAGTAACAAGCGTACGCCCTATACCGACAATGATGTTCACTGGGTAGGTATGCTTACTGATCTTGTCTGGGAGATTGTGCTCCGGAAACGGGCAGCGCAGGCCGAGATTAACAATCAGTCGCTTCTGCTGCAAATTCAGAAGATGGAGCTTGTCGGTCAGCTTGCTGGTGGCATAGCCCATGACTTCAACAACATGCTTGGGGTTATTCTCGGCAATGCCGAACTGGCGCTGTCGAGTGATGGCCTTGAGGCATCGGTTGAGGAGAATCTGCAGGAAATTTACCGGGCGGCTGAACGTTCGGCTGAAATGACCAGCCAGTTGCTTGCATTTGCTCGCAAGCAGACGGCTATGCCCAAACCGGTGAATATCGATGAGGTAGTTCAGGATTCGCTGCCGATTCTGCAAAGAGTGGCAGGAGAAAAAATTGAGATTGAATTACGGCTGTGTGGTGATGACTGCCGGCTTCACATCGATCCGTCCCAGATCGAACAGATTCTGATGAATCTCTGTATTTATGCCCGTGACGCTATGAATGGGGCCGGAAAAATCGTTATTGAGGCGAAGCGAATCAACATCGCACCGTCACAGCATAGTGGCGGCGATTTCAGATTGTCAGGGGATTTTATCATGCTTTCCGTGACCGATACCGGTCAGGGTATTGCTGATATCCACAAGTCGCACATTTTCGAGCCGTTTTTCACCACCAAGGTACTGGGGAAAGGCACCGGTCTTGGACTTTCGTCGGTCTATGGTATTGTCAAACAGAACAGGGGGTTTGTCGATTTTGAAAGTAAAGTGGGAGTCGGGACTACGTTCCATATCTATCTGCCTCTCTATAAAAAGCATGATATTTCTGGAGCTGACAACGGTACCGGCAGCGGCAAAAATGAACAGACGACGATTCTTGTTGTCGAAGACGAACTCGAAATTCTCAATCTTTGCCGGATCATGCTTCAAAAGTCCGGCTTCAAAGTGTATGCCGCCAACTCTCCATCCGAGGCCATCGTGATTGCCGAAGAAAACAGCGGCAAGATCGATTTGGTTCTGACCGATGTGGTTATGCCGGAGATGAACGGTGTTGATCTCTCCTCGAAGCTTTCGGCCATCAGTCCCGGTTTCAGGGTGCTTTTTATGTCGGGATATCCGGCGGACGTGATTGCCAGTCACGGGGTGGATAACCCGCTGGTCAACGTTATCCGCAAGCCCTTTACGTTCAAGGCACTGGTCGAAAAGGTTCGGGAATGCATCGATGCGGAGTGA
- a CDS encoding transglutaminase family protein, with amino-acid sequence MILKVEHSTLFEYEEPIYETATEVRLHPASGSGSQQCVSFNLQVTPSAAIFDYPDFYGNRVHHFNILQSHKRVQIVATSVVETAAHQETGPFTEDEILLLDLLAESHYVHFDAAIQVLAARFREIDEPYQQATEICRYINDTFLYEPGATDVHSTSAVVMALGRGVCQDFAHIMLATCRHLGLPARYVSGYLYGGGSTPEGQDEASHAWCEVWCGEENGWAGFDPTHKTLFVDDRYIKIGTGRDYGDVPPVRGTYKGTASEKLGVSVRVSSLEHDGEASAVRHHHPA; translated from the coding sequence ATGATCCTCAAAGTCGAACATTCAACGCTTTTCGAATACGAAGAACCGATCTACGAAACCGCGACAGAAGTGCGCCTGCATCCAGCGAGTGGCAGCGGCTCGCAGCAATGTGTCAGCTTCAACCTCCAGGTTACGCCATCGGCAGCCATATTTGATTATCCCGATTTTTACGGTAACAGGGTGCACCATTTCAATATCCTGCAAAGCCATAAACGGGTGCAGATCGTCGCGACTTCAGTGGTAGAGACTGCCGCCCATCAGGAGACTGGCCCGTTCACCGAGGATGAAATCCTCCTGCTCGATCTGCTTGCCGAGAGCCACTATGTCCACTTCGATGCCGCGATTCAAGTCCTTGCTGCCCGCTTCAGGGAGATCGATGAGCCGTACCAGCAAGCCACTGAAATCTGCCGGTATATCAACGATACCTTCCTCTACGAGCCGGGCGCGACCGACGTGCACAGCACCAGCGCCGTAGTCATGGCGCTCGGACGCGGTGTGTGCCAGGATTTTGCCCACATCATGCTCGCGACCTGTCGTCATCTCGGCCTTCCGGCTCGCTATGTCAGTGGCTATCTCTACGGCGGCGGGAGCACTCCGGAGGGACAGGACGAGGCGAGTCACGCATGGTGCGAAGTGTGGTGCGGAGAAGAAAATGGGTGGGCAGGTTTCGATCCGACCCACAAAACGCTTTTCGTGGACGACCGGTACATCAAGATCGGAACAGGACGTGACTATGGTGACGTACCGCCGGTACGAGGCACCTACAAAGGCACCGCCTCAGAAAAACTCGGCGTATCGGTCAGGGTCAGCTCACTTGAACATGACGGTGAAGCGTCTGCAGTTCGGCATCACCACCCGGCCTGA